One Alkalicoccus halolimnae DNA segment encodes these proteins:
- the holA gene encoding DNA polymerase III subunit delta, translating into MSYLDRLKEIKKGEIASLYLLCGTESYLIEDIIHKVTNAALSPEEQEMNLLRFDMSEQPVDLAVEEAYTFPFMGGRKVVIIKDAYFLTAQKRKEKIEHDIAKLTYYAEHPPEETTLIVAAPYEKLDERKKAVKQLRKNGKVLEAKPLQNQELRKWLDEKAVELQVTLEYEAKDKLLTLVGDNLLMLTSEMNKLAAHAGEERVINAEAVSSLVARSLEQDIFALVDFVVKNRVSESMRIYRDLIKQKEAPLKILALMVRQFRILFQVKQLVQQGYGEKMIASRLKLHPFAVKLASKQAKEFNNKTLLHLLDELAELDHRIKTGKVEEELGVELFLLAGNEREKRGVK; encoded by the coding sequence ATGTCCTATCTGGACCGGCTGAAGGAAATAAAAAAAGGAGAAATTGCTTCGCTCTACTTGTTATGCGGAACCGAATCCTATTTGATTGAAGATATCATTCATAAAGTAACAAATGCTGCATTATCTCCGGAAGAACAAGAGATGAATCTGCTTCGATTCGACATGAGCGAGCAGCCTGTTGACCTGGCTGTAGAGGAAGCTTATACTTTCCCTTTTATGGGAGGCAGAAAAGTAGTAATTATCAAAGATGCTTACTTTTTAACTGCCCAGAAACGAAAAGAAAAAATAGAGCACGACATAGCCAAACTAACTTACTATGCAGAACATCCTCCAGAAGAAACGACATTGATAGTTGCTGCCCCTTATGAAAAACTTGATGAACGCAAAAAAGCAGTTAAGCAGCTTCGCAAAAATGGGAAAGTGCTGGAGGCCAAACCTCTGCAGAATCAGGAACTGCGTAAATGGCTGGATGAAAAAGCTGTGGAACTGCAGGTTACACTTGAATATGAAGCGAAAGATAAACTGCTTACACTTGTCGGGGATAATCTGTTAATGCTTACTTCAGAAATGAATAAGCTCGCAGCTCACGCAGGAGAAGAGCGGGTAATAAATGCAGAGGCGGTATCTTCACTCGTAGCCCGTTCCCTGGAACAGGATATATTCGCACTCGTTGATTTTGTTGTTAAGAACAGGGTGTCAGAATCGATGAGAATTTACCGGGACCTGATTAAACAAAAAGAGGCTCCTTTAAAAATTCTCGCCTTAATGGTCCGGCAGTTCCGGATTTTATTTCAGGTGAAACAGCTGGTTCAGCAGGGATATGGCGAAAAAATGATAGCTTCCAGGCTGAAGCTTCACCCTTTTGCGGTAAAACTTGCTTCAAAACAGGCAAAAGAGTTTAATAACAAAACTCTTTTACATCTTCTTGATGAGCTAGCCGAGCTTGATCACAGGATTAAAACAGGAAAAGTGGAAGAAGAGTTGGGAGTAGAATTATTTCTTCTGGCAGGAAACGAGAGAGAAAAACGAGGAGTAAAATAA
- a CDS encoding YqzM family protein codes for MNEFEKDVQSNRNDAIDSGIGFVASFVFFMLIFSIGHIVDLFF; via the coding sequence ATGAACGAGTTCGAAAAAGATGTCCAGTCGAACCGCAACGACGCAATTGATAGTGGGATCGGCTTTGTCGCTTCCTTTGTATTTTTTATGCTTATTTTCTCTATCGGTCATATAGTGGACCTGTTTTTTTAA
- a CDS encoding DNA internalization-related competence protein ComEC/Rec2 — protein sequence MYLFFYIFVAVTASAVFVMAEEMIWNIIAFTVVGVLLIKMPNRFYIFIAAAAAYFSATYAVDNNFSVYTEDTYEYSGYVKGVSPTTGSSENFKIDFLTEEGERLLIYAEQKPETGSRCFISGKTSAPDSSRSPYQFDYQDYLFKQQVHWQVFSDKVSCTDGSFFGQWRDKREEALVSVGTAKGEGPPLAAALVFGDRKFIDRERIEQYQNMGVIHLLAVSGLHVGLITTAVWFLMVRIGLTKETAALLLIIILPFYMLFAGGAPSVLRAGSMTMIGLLFVLMNKKIPLFEICSITGSIFIFINPYIVYHIGFQLSFGTTLALLLSRRMLKGSGIRLILKVTLCAQLASLPFILYYFHSVSILTLAANIFFIPLISFVILPLSFAGVFASGVWQGAAAFMWKIMDFILGFMHFLLDFLESLPYQVLPVGALSAWMLLLLFISVYYIFKNWTKASAHVWTGVAALTFLLTFSIVSPYFDNRTYVHFLDVGQGDAALIELPNREAVYLIDTGGETVFTGEEMVMAEFGPGERTIIPFMKSRGITKVDKMILSHGHADHIGEVCTLTEKLTVSEVLYPAGEEMVPFAEEQIECLKEKEIPTVFVEKGDHWIEGEHSFEVIHPSGAGNYDENNQSIVLRAVVSETSLLFTGDIETLVEEELVRAGLLEHTDILKVAHHGSKTSSSRPFLEAVSPKVSVIQAGVNNRHGHPHEEIVQNLLGMNSAVFRNDQHGTVTFIIDEGKIYAIPYIKEKP from the coding sequence AAGATACTTATGAATACTCCGGGTATGTAAAAGGAGTGTCCCCGACAACAGGGTCTTCGGAAAATTTTAAAATCGATTTTCTGACAGAAGAAGGGGAAAGGCTGCTTATTTATGCTGAACAGAAACCTGAAACAGGCAGCCGGTGCTTTATTTCCGGAAAGACATCGGCTCCGGATAGTTCACGAAGTCCCTACCAGTTTGATTACCAGGATTACCTTTTTAAACAGCAGGTTCACTGGCAGGTTTTTTCGGATAAGGTATCCTGCACCGATGGTTCTTTTTTCGGCCAATGGAGGGATAAAAGAGAGGAGGCTCTTGTATCAGTCGGTACTGCGAAGGGAGAAGGTCCTCCTCTGGCAGCAGCACTTGTTTTTGGAGACAGAAAATTTATAGACAGAGAAAGGATAGAGCAGTATCAAAATATGGGTGTGATTCATCTGCTTGCGGTTTCCGGTCTGCACGTAGGACTGATTACGACAGCTGTCTGGTTTCTAATGGTTAGAATCGGTCTCACAAAAGAAACTGCCGCGCTGCTTCTGATTATTATCCTGCCTTTTTATATGCTTTTTGCAGGGGGGGCACCCTCCGTCCTGAGGGCAGGCAGTATGACAATGATAGGACTTCTGTTTGTGCTGATGAATAAAAAAATTCCCCTGTTTGAAATATGCAGTATAACCGGCAGTATATTTATTTTTATAAACCCTTATATTGTTTATCATATAGGGTTTCAGCTCTCTTTCGGGACGACACTGGCTCTTCTGCTTTCGCGCCGAATGTTAAAAGGGTCCGGAATCAGGCTGATTTTAAAAGTTACCCTTTGTGCCCAGCTGGCTTCACTGCCGTTTATTCTCTATTATTTCCATTCCGTTTCCATTCTCACACTTGCTGCAAATATCTTTTTTATTCCCCTTATTTCCTTTGTAATTCTGCCATTATCTTTCGCTGGAGTTTTCGCTTCAGGAGTATGGCAGGGAGCAGCTGCGTTCATGTGGAAAATAATGGATTTCATACTTGGGTTTATGCATTTCCTTCTGGATTTTCTCGAAAGCCTGCCATATCAGGTGCTGCCTGTAGGAGCACTTTCTGCGTGGATGCTTTTGCTGCTTTTCATATCGGTTTATTATATTTTTAAAAATTGGACGAAAGCTTCGGCGCACGTTTGGACAGGGGTGGCAGCACTTACCTTTCTCCTGACATTTTCAATTGTCTCTCCGTATTTTGATAATAGAACCTATGTACATTTTTTGGACGTAGGGCAGGGAGATGCAGCTTTAATTGAATTACCAAACCGGGAAGCAGTCTACTTAATAGACACCGGGGGAGAAACAGTATTTACAGGCGAGGAGATGGTGATGGCTGAATTCGGCCCTGGAGAGCGGACTATTATACCATTTATGAAATCGAGGGGAATTACGAAAGTTGATAAAATGATTTTATCTCACGGGCATGCAGATCATATTGGAGAAGTTTGTACGTTAACTGAAAAATTGACTGTATCTGAAGTGCTGTATCCGGCCGGAGAAGAGATGGTCCCTTTTGCAGAAGAACAAATCGAGTGTTTAAAAGAAAAGGAAATACCCACTGTTTTTGTTGAAAAGGGAGATCACTGGATCGAAGGGGAGCACAGCTTTGAAGTTATACACCCATCCGGTGCAGGAAACTATGATGAAAATAATCAATCGATTGTATTAAGGGCTGTTGTTTCAGAGACATCCCTTTTATTTACAGGAGATATTGAAACCTTAGTGGAGGAGGAATTAGTGAGGGCGGGGCTGCTTGAACATACAGATATTCTGAAAGTGGCGCATCACGGGAGTAAAACTTCATCGAGCAGGCCCTTTCTTGAAGCTGTTTCACCAAAAGTCTCCGTCATTCAGGCAGGCGTAAATAACAGGCACGGTCATCCTCACGAGGAAATAGTCCAAAATCTTCTTGGAATGAACAGTGCCGTATTCCGGAATGATCAGCATGGTACGGTTACCTTTATAATCGATGAAGGCAAGATTTATGCCATTCCGTACATAAAAGAAAAGCCTTAG